In Ignisphaera sp., the DNA window GTGGAACGTTTATACTGGTTTTGGAATATAAAAGCATTACCAAAACCTAGAATTATTGGTATTAATGCTGTTAATGCTATACCTAATATAGCTAGATTTCTGAAAGTTACAACTTTACTGTACGATAATCTAGAGGTATCGACTAAAAGTCTTGAGAAGACTATTATTACAATAACTGGCGCTACAGCCATTATAGCACCTCCTTGGAATCCTCCACCAGGAGTTAGCATTCCGTGAAGGACTGTAGAAGCGCCAACTACCAAGATTCCTAGAAGCGATATAGCTGTAACCCTTTTTACAACAATACTTAATCCTTCACCTTTCGAAATATCACGCTTACCTAGTATCTCTCTATACAGGATTAGACAACTTACTATAGCTGTATAGAAAACTATCGTTTCATAGAATGTATCCAAACCTCTATAGTCCCACACAATAGCTGCAACGGCTTCAGGTGATGCTGTCCATAGATCTTTGATGTAGATATTGAATGTTGAGTTGAGATAAGCTTTAGCCAAGGGTCTTATATCTCCATGAGGTATAGGTCCAATGCCTCCTAGTAGTGTTGGTATTAATATTACCAACATGATTACTATCAAAAGTGTAATAAATATCATCTCTCTATGTTTTTTCATATCTTCCCACCTTTTTAATCAGTACAATAGATATTAATGGTAGAAGTCCTACAGATATAGCTATGTAGACAAGTACTATATCTGGTGCCATTAAGAGAAAGAGAAGAAAAGCGTAGAGAGTACTCTGTACTGCTGAAAACATTATAGCTTTTAGAAGATCCTTCGAAACTATTGCTAAAGCTACAAACAAAACAGAGATCATCGAGATGAGCCCTATGATTATGAATATTGTCTCCTCTAACATGTTTTCTCACCTTT includes these proteins:
- a CDS encoding Na(+)/H(+) antiporter subunit B, which gives rise to MKKHREMIFITLLIVIMLVILIPTLLGGIGPIPHGDIRPLAKAYLNSTFNIYIKDLWTASPEAVAAIVWDYRGLDTFYETIVFYTAIVSCLILYREILGKRDISKGEGLSIVVKRVTAISLLGILVVGASTVLHGMLTPGGGFQGGAIMAVAPVIVIIVFSRLLVDTSRLSYSKVVTFRNLAILGIALTALIPIILGFGNAFIFQNQYKRSTNFSYPTYIFDVPMGGSLWFLNLFEGLAVFMAFYLAFNIILYSEEVSKEVILGEEYGY
- a CDS encoding hydrogenase subunit MbhD domain-containing protein — its product is MLEETIFIIIGLISMISVLFVALAIVSKDLLKAIMFSAVQSTLYAFLLFLLMAPDIVLVYIAISVGLLPLISIVLIKKVGRYEKT